A region from the Nostoc sp. HK-01 genome encodes:
- a CDS encoding extracellular solute-binding protein, which yields MIHLLQRVLARFVFTIHTFRRRKKKLPQYLKQLLLLLLMGIVALSGCQNLRSRVEADKVTHITLWHGVNPPPNRDVLQKLVDKFNQTHTDIQVESLYIGQQDQQTPKILAAVVGNAPPDLLWYNPTIAGQLVELGALISVDEMLANSPVKNEIDPTLYAAMEYKGQLWSVPFATNNLGIFYRPSLFKAAGIMEIPRNWQEFRQVAKKLTRDFNNDGQIDQYGMSLPLGKGEFTVFSWLPFMWSSGGELVSGDAQNPAGVRLTENQGAIAALQFWRNLITDGSTMLSSPERGYETDPLLSGKVAMQINGPWNLGQFQDTNVDFGVFPLPNNQKPATNIGGENLFLFKTTPERQKATFKFAEYAMSADFQTELALGTGYLPINVKSRQSSKYQEFVKKIPQVKVFLEQAQYGRSRPIFPGYNRISDGIGRAVEAVLLGKLSPVEALQASQQRLDLIFK from the coding sequence ATGATTCATCTTCTCCAGCGAGTTTTGGCGCGATTTGTGTTTACCATTCACACATTTAGGCGCAGAAAAAAGAAATTGCCACAATATCTTAAGCAATTACTCTTGTTATTACTGATGGGCATAGTTGCTTTAAGTGGATGTCAAAATCTGCGTTCTAGAGTCGAAGCAGATAAGGTAACTCATATAACTTTATGGCATGGTGTGAATCCACCACCAAATCGGGATGTATTGCAAAAGCTGGTAGATAAATTTAACCAAACCCATACAGATATTCAGGTAGAGTCTTTATACATTGGGCAACAGGATCAGCAAACTCCGAAAATTTTAGCAGCTGTTGTTGGCAATGCACCCCCGGATTTATTATGGTACAACCCAACTATTGCTGGGCAATTAGTGGAACTAGGGGCGTTGATTTCTGTAGATGAGATGCTGGCAAACTCCCCAGTTAAAAACGAAATTGACCCAACTTTGTATGCGGCGATGGAATACAAAGGCCAATTATGGTCAGTTCCCTTTGCCACAAATAACCTCGGCATTTTTTACCGTCCGAGTTTGTTTAAAGCAGCAGGGATTATGGAAATTCCTCGAAACTGGCAAGAATTTCGCCAAGTTGCCAAAAAATTAACCCGTGATTTTAACAATGATGGGCAGATAGATCAGTATGGAATGTCTCTGCCTTTGGGTAAAGGAGAATTTACTGTTTTCTCTTGGTTGCCATTTATGTGGAGTAGTGGCGGTGAACTAGTGAGCGGCGATGCCCAAAATCCCGCAGGTGTGAGATTAACCGAAAATCAAGGAGCGATCGCCGCCTTACAATTTTGGCGTAACTTAATTACAGATGGTTCCACAATGTTATCTAGCCCAGAACGAGGATATGAAACAGACCCCTTGCTATCGGGAAAAGTGGCAATGCAAATTAATGGCCCTTGGAACTTAGGACAATTTCAAGATACTAACGTTGATTTTGGTGTTTTTCCCCTGCCGAATAACCAAAAACCGGCTACGAATATTGGCGGTGAAAATCTGTTCTTATTTAAAACCACACCAGAACGCCAAAAGGCAACATTTAAATTTGCTGAATATGCCATGAGTGCCGATTTTCAAACAGAATTAGCTCTAGGTACTGGCTATTTACCGATTAATGTAAAATCTCGCCAAAGCAGCAAATATCAGGAATTTGTCAAGAAAATACCACAAGTAAAAGTCTTTTTAGAACAAGCCCAGTATGGTCGCAGTCGTCCAATTTTTCCTGGTTACAATCGTATTTCTGATGGTATTGGACGGGCAGTTGAAGCAGTATTGTTGGGTAAACTTTCGCCAGTCGAGGCACTACAAGCCAGTCAGCAGCGTTTAGATTTAATCTTTAAATAA
- a CDS encoding ribosomal protein L21 yields MTYAIIETGGKQLRVEPGRFYDIELLTAQPDEKVTINSVLLVHHDGGLSIGQPLVAGATVEGTVLRHLRGRKVLVYKMKPKKKTRKKRGHRQEITRLLINSITLNGEVFAAAEVATAETSAAESSPVETTAE; encoded by the coding sequence ATGACCTACGCAATTATTGAAACTGGTGGCAAACAATTAAGAGTTGAGCCAGGCCGTTTTTACGATATTGAACTGCTGACTGCTCAACCAGACGAAAAAGTTACAATAAATTCAGTACTACTAGTACACCATGATGGTGGACTCAGCATCGGTCAGCCTTTAGTAGCAGGGGCAACTGTAGAAGGGACGGTATTGCGGCATCTTAGAGGTCGCAAAGTCCTGGTATACAAAATGAAGCCGAAGAAGAAAACCCGCAAAAAACGGGGTCATCGTCAAGAAATAACCAGACTGTTAATTAATTCCATCACTCTTAATGGTGAGGTATTTGCAGCTGCTGAAGTTGCAACAGCCGAAACTAGTGCAGCTGAGAGTTCCCCTGTGGAAACCACTGCTGAATAA
- a CDS encoding 50S ribosomal protein L27 — MAHKKGTGSTRNGRDSNAQRLGVKRFGGQVVRAGNILVRQRGTKFHPGNNVGIGSDDTLFALVDGIVTFERKGKSRKKVSIYPAAAAEAVAS, encoded by the coding sequence ATGGCTCATAAGAAAGGAACAGGTAGTACACGTAACGGTCGTGATTCTAACGCTCAACGTCTAGGTGTGAAGCGTTTTGGTGGTCAAGTTGTTCGTGCGGGAAATATTCTTGTACGTCAGCGTGGTACTAAATTCCACCCTGGCAACAATGTTGGTATCGGTAGCGATGACACCTTGTTTGCCTTAGTTGATGGTATTGTTACCTTTGAGAGAAAAGGTAAATCTCGCAAAAAAGTCAGCATTTATCCAGCGGCTGCGGCTGAAGCAGTAGCCAGCTAA
- a CDS encoding BioY protein, with protein MIGLLLTMGGTFLEAYSITLPWSWTQHGIQTFSLGVTFQIGAVLLVGCLGGQNAGALSQIAYLVMGLTLLPVFSEGGGLGYVRLSQFGYLLGFVPGAWICGFLAFQARPKLESLAFSCICGLLTIHFCGIAYLTISYFLQWQGTENISLIQAVLKYSWFAVPGQLAVVCAVTSIAYLLRHLMFY; from the coding sequence ATGATTGGCTTACTCCTGACAATGGGTGGCACATTTCTGGAAGCATATAGTATCACCTTGCCTTGGAGTTGGACTCAACATGGAATTCAAACCTTTTCTTTAGGTGTCACCTTCCAAATTGGGGCGGTGCTACTTGTAGGTTGTTTGGGAGGTCAAAATGCTGGTGCGCTCTCGCAAATTGCTTACTTGGTTATGGGTTTAACCTTACTACCAGTATTCTCCGAAGGTGGAGGTCTTGGTTATGTCAGGCTATCTCAGTTTGGCTATTTGTTAGGCTTTGTTCCTGGAGCATGGATTTGTGGATTTTTGGCTTTTCAAGCCAGACCAAAACTAGAATCTTTGGCATTTAGCTGTATTTGTGGCTTGTTAACGATTCACTTTTGCGGTATTGCTTATTTGACCATTAGTTACTTTCTTCAGTGGCAAGGTACAGAAAATATATCCTTAATCCAAGCAGTCTTGAAATACTCTTGGTTTGCCGTACCAGGACAATTAGCTGTAGTCTGTGCTGTTACCTCAATAGCTTATTTATTACGTCATTTAATGTTTTATTAG
- a CDS encoding lipoprotein signal peptidase — protein sequence MILQNRLFWLAAFISFFLDQLTKYWVVQTFKLGETFPLIPGVFHFTYVTNTGAAFSLLSGKVEWLRWLSLGVSLGLIALGIFGSMLSRWDQLGYGLILGGAMGNGIDRFVLGYVVDFLDFRLINFAVFNIADSFISIGIVCLLIASFQKTPTTPRRR from the coding sequence ATGATTTTACAAAATCGCCTGTTTTGGCTTGCTGCTTTTATCTCTTTTTTCTTAGATCAACTGACCAAATACTGGGTAGTGCAAACCTTTAAATTGGGGGAAACATTCCCACTAATACCAGGAGTATTTCACTTTACTTATGTGACTAACACTGGTGCCGCTTTTAGCTTACTTAGTGGAAAAGTTGAGTGGTTACGCTGGTTATCGTTGGGAGTCAGTTTAGGGTTGATAGCCTTGGGTATATTTGGCTCAATGTTAAGTCGTTGGGATCAGTTAGGGTATGGTTTAATTTTGGGTGGGGCGATGGGCAATGGTATTGATCGCTTTGTTTTAGGTTATGTAGTAGATTTTCTAGATTTTCGCTTAATTAATTTTGCTGTATTTAATATTGCAGATTCATTTATCAGTATTGGTATTGTTTGTTTACTGATAGCCTCATTTCAAAAAACCCCAACAACCCCCCGCAGAAGGTGA
- a CDS encoding peptide ABC transporter, permease protein — MTATKISLETSRDWLIRLITSETFIYVLKRILQALFTLLLASALSFFIIKLSPGDYVDTLRQNPKISPERIEEVRRQFGLDKSWPEQYFLWLWRIFTKGDFGTSFVYQRSVASLLWERVPATLLLAIASLIVTWAIAIPLGIIAAVKQNRATDRILQVISYAGQGFPSFITALFLLIFAQFTSPLFPVGSMTSIDHADLSWFGKLIDIGWHMILPTVALSITSFAGLQRITRGELLDVLRQDYIQTARAKGLPENRVIYVHALRNAINPLITLLGFELASLLGGAFIAEQFFNWPGLGRLTLQAVIAKDQYLVMASLVMSAVLLNVGNLFADLMLKVADPRIRLDA; from the coding sequence ATGACAGCTACAAAAATTTCTTTGGAGACAAGTCGAGATTGGCTAATTAGGCTAATCACGAGTGAAACTTTTATTTATGTGTTAAAGCGGATATTGCAAGCGTTGTTTACCTTATTGTTGGCATCAGCGCTGTCGTTTTTCATCATCAAATTGTCTCCAGGGGATTATGTAGATACCCTCCGACAAAATCCGAAAATTTCGCCAGAACGCATTGAGGAAGTTAGAAGACAGTTCGGTTTAGATAAGTCTTGGCCTGAGCAATATTTCTTATGGTTGTGGCGGATATTTACCAAAGGAGATTTTGGTACCAGTTTTGTTTACCAACGTTCTGTAGCTTCGCTGTTGTGGGAGAGAGTACCTGCAACTTTATTACTCGCGATCGCTTCTTTAATTGTGACATGGGCGATCGCGATTCCTTTGGGTATCATCGCAGCGGTGAAGCAAAATCGCGCTACAGACCGCATATTGCAGGTCATTAGCTACGCCGGACAAGGATTTCCCAGTTTTATCACCGCCCTATTTTTATTAATATTCGCTCAATTTACCTCTCCTTTATTCCCCGTCGGCAGTATGACCAGCATCGATCATGCTGATTTATCTTGGTTTGGTAAACTTATCGATATCGGCTGGCACATGATCTTACCCACCGTGGCCTTAAGTATCACCAGTTTTGCAGGTTTACAACGCATTACCCGTGGGGAATTATTAGACGTACTGCGTCAAGATTATATTCAAACTGCCCGCGCTAAAGGATTACCAGAAAATCGCGTCATTTACGTTCACGCCCTTCGCAATGCTATTAACCCCCTAATTACTTTGCTCGGTTTTGAATTAGCCAGTTTATTAGGTGGTGCATTCATCGCCGAACAGTTCTTTAACTGGCCTGGTTTAGGAAGATTAACCTTACAAGCTGTTATCGCTAAAGACCAGTATCTAGTTATGGCGAGCCTTGTGATGAGTGCTGTGCTGTTGAATGTCGGTAACTTATTCGCAGATTTAATGTTAAAGGTCGCCGACCCGCGTATTCGTCTCGATGCTTAA
- a CDS encoding adenine phosphoribosyltransferase, producing the protein MDLKSLVRDIPDFPKPGILFRDITTLLRDREGLRYTIDFFAEKCNEAEFQADYIIGMESRGFIFGTPLAYKLGAGFIPVRKKGKLPAAVHSIEYQLEYGTDCLEMHQDALHPGSRVLIVDDLIATGGTASATAKLVQQLDCELVGFGFIIELRDLQGRKNLPDVPIISLIEY; encoded by the coding sequence ATGGATTTAAAATCTCTAGTTCGTGACATCCCAGATTTTCCCAAGCCTGGCATTTTATTTCGAGATATTACTACTCTACTGCGCGATCGCGAAGGACTGCGATACACTATTGACTTTTTTGCCGAAAAATGCAACGAAGCTGAATTCCAAGCCGATTATATTATCGGGATGGAGTCGCGGGGATTTATTTTTGGCACTCCTCTAGCCTATAAATTAGGCGCGGGGTTCATTCCTGTGCGGAAAAAAGGTAAGTTACCCGCAGCAGTTCACTCAATTGAATATCAATTAGAGTATGGGACTGACTGCTTGGAAATGCACCAAGACGCTTTGCACCCAGGGAGCCGAGTTTTAATTGTCGATGATTTGATTGCTACAGGTGGTACAGCCAGTGCTACAGCCAAGTTAGTCCAACAGCTTGACTGTGAACTAGTAGGTTTTGGGTTTATTATCGAGCTACGAGATTTACAAGGGCGGAAAAATCTGCCAGATGTGCCGATTATCTCGTTAATTGAATATTAG